A region from the Terriglobales bacterium genome encodes:
- a CDS encoding SgcJ/EcaC family oxidoreductase, which translates to MAPIRTTANDEDVEVAIYRLSEEWTTLWNSGQLDKVVDLYTNDALYLPAHASPIHGRKNIREYLREPMRQGATDFTLRIDFIQRAGNLAYDVGHYSIQLPQEDGSKKLDQGRYLVVWQRQEAGEWRMAVFAAQSSEEPWQQKPASR; encoded by the coding sequence ATGGCTCCCATTCGCACCACCGCGAACGACGAGGATGTGGAAGTCGCCATCTACCGGCTGAGCGAGGAGTGGACCACCCTGTGGAACTCCGGCCAGCTGGACAAGGTGGTGGACCTCTACACCAACGACGCCCTCTACCTGCCCGCGCACGCCAGTCCCATCCACGGACGGAAGAACATCCGGGAGTACCTGCGCGAGCCCATGCGCCAGGGCGCGACCGATTTCACCTTGCGCATTGACTTCATCCAGCGCGCCGGGAACCTGGCCTACGACGTGGGGCACTACTCCATCCAGCTGCCGCAGGAGGATGGCTCGAAGAAACTCGATCAGGGAAGATATCTCGTGGTGTGGCAGCGCCAGGAGGCGGGCGAGTGGCGCATGGCGGTGTTCGCCGCCCAGTCCAGCGAAGAGCCCTGGCAGCAGAAGCCTGCCAGCCGCTAG